One Ricinus communis isolate WT05 ecotype wild-type chromosome 7, ASM1957865v1, whole genome shotgun sequence genomic region harbors:
- the LOC125370567 gene encoding DNA-directed RNA polymerase subunit beta''-like, whose translation MNSKGFRKHVYSDSEEMHWSTDVYHAPEFTYSNVHLLPKTSHLWILSGNSCRSSIVPFSLHKDQDQMNVHSLSIKRRYISSPSVNSVNNDQVKPKFFSSDFSGKKPSRIPYYSELNRIVCTGHCNLIYPAILYENSDLLAKRRRNKFIIPFQSIQEQEKKLMTRSSAISIEIPLNGIFRRNSVFAYFDDPQYRRKSSGITKYGAIGVHSIVKKEDLIEYRGVKEFKPKYQMKVDRFFFIPEEVYILPESSSLMVRNNSIIGVDTPITLNTRSRVGGLVRVERKKKKIELKIFSGDIHFPGETDKISRHSGILIPPGMVKTNSKESKKQKNWIYIQRIAPTRKKYFVLVRLVIIYEIANGINLETLFPRDLLQEKDNLKLRVVNYILSGNGKPIRGISDTSIQLVRTCLVLNWDQEKKSSSIEEARASFVEVNTNGLIRDFLRINLVKSHISYISRKRNDPSGSGPISNNGANHTNINPFYPIYFKTRIQQSLKQNQGTISTLLNRNKECQSLIILSSSNCFRMDPFNDVKHHNVIKESIKRDPIIPIRNSLGPLGTALQIANLYLFYHLNLITHNRISVTKYLKLDNLKQTFRVLKYYLMDENGRVVNPDPCSNSVLNPFNLNWYFLHHNYHHNYCHNYCEESFTIISLGQFICENVCMAKNGPHLKSGQVIIIHIGSVVIRSAKPYLATPGATVHGHYGEILYEGDTLVTFIYEKSRSGDITQGLPKVEQVLEVRSIDSISINLEKRVGGWNECIPRILGIPWGFLIGTELTIVQSRISLVNKIQRVYRSQGVQIHNRHIEIIVRQITSKVLVSEDGMSNVFSPGELIGLLRAERTGRALEEAICYRAILLGITRASLNTQSFISEASFQETARVLAKAALRGRIDWLKGLKENVVLGGMIPVGTGFKGLVQGSRQYKNIPLKTKKNNLFGGEFRDRDILFHHRELFYSCISKNFYDTSEQSFIGFNDS comes from the exons ATGAATTCTAAG GGGTTTCGAAAACATGTTTATTCCGATTCAGAAGAAATGCACTGGAGTACTGATGTATACCATGCACCTGAATTTACATATAGTAATGTCCATCTCTTACCAAAAACAAGTCATTTATGGATATTATCAGGAAATTCGTGCAGATCCAGTATAGTTCCTTTTTCGCTCCATAAGGATCAAGATCAAATGAACGTTCATTCTCTTTCtatcaaaagaagatatatttCTAGTCCTTCCGTAAATTCCGTAAATAATGATCAAGTTAAACCCAAATTCTTTAGTTCAGATTTTTCGGGTAAAAAACCaagtaggattccttattATTCAGAACTTAATCGAATCGTATGTACTGGTCATTGTAATCTCATATATCCCGCGATTCTCTACGAGAATTCTGATTTATTGGCAAAGAGGCGAAGAAATAAATTCATCATCCCATTCCAATCAattcaagaacaagaaaaaaaactaatgACCCGCTCCTCGGCTATCTCGATTGAAATACCGCTAAATGGTATTTTCCGTAGAAATagtgtttttgcttattttGACGATCCCCAATACCGAAGAAAGAGTTCGGGAATTACTAAATATGGGGCTATAGGGGTGCATTCAATCGTCAAAAAagaagatttgattgagtATCGGGGAGTCAAAGAATTTAAGCCAAAATACCAAATGAAGGTAGATCGCTTTTTTTTCATTCCCGAAGAAGTGTATATTTTACCCGAATCTTCTTCCCTAATGGTACGGAACAATAGTATCATTGGAGTAGATACACCAATCACTTTAAATACAAGAAGTCGGGTGGGCGGATTGGTCCGAgtggagagaaaaaaaaaaaaaattgagctTAAAATCTTTTCTGGAGATATCCATTTTCCGGGAGAGACAGATAAAATATCCCGACACAGTGGTATCTTGATACCACCAGGAATGGTAAAAACAAATTCTAAGGAAtcaaaaaaacagaaaaactGGATCTATATCCAACGAATCGCACCTACCAGGAAAAAGTATTTTGTTTTGGTTCGACTAGTAATCATATATGAGATAGCGAACGgtataaatttagaaacacTTTTCCCCCGGGATTTATTGCAGGAAAAGGATAATCTGAAACTTCGAGTTGTCAATTATATTCTTTCTGGAAATGGTAAACCGATTCGAGGAATTTCTGACACAAGTATTCAATTAGTTCGTACTTGTTTAGTGTTGAATTGGgaccaagaaaaaaaaagttcttCTATCGAAGAGGCCCGCGCTTCCTTTGTTGAAGTAAACACAAATGGTCTGATTCGTGATTTCTTAAGAATCAACCTAGTGAAATCCcatatttcatatatcagTAGAAAAAGGAATGATCCATCGGGTTCAGGGCCGATCTCTAATAATGGGGCAAATCACACCAATATTAATCCATTTTATCCCATCTATTTCAAGACAAGGATTCAACAATCACTTAAACAAAATCAAGGAACTATTAGTACGTTGTTGAATAGAAATAAGGAATGTCAATCTTTGATAATTTTGTCATCATCTAATTGTTTTCGAATGGATCCCTTCAACGATGTAAAACATCACAatgtaataaaagaatcaattaAAAGAGATCCTATAATTCCAATTAGAAATTCGTTGGGCCCTTTAGGAACAGCCCTTCAAATTGcgaatttgtatttattttaccatttaaatttaataactcaTAATCGGATCTCAGtaactaaatatttgaaaCTTGACAATTTAAAACAGACTTTTCGAGtacttaaatattatttaatggaCGAAAACGGGAGAGTTGTTAATCCCGATCCATGCAGTAACAGTGTTTTGAATCCATTCAATTTGAATTGGTATTTTCTCCATCATAATTATCATCATAATTATTGTCATAATTATTGTGAAGAAAGCTTCACAATAATTAGCCTGGGACAGTTTATTTGCGAAAATGTCTGTATGGCCAAAAACGGACCACATCTAAAATCGGGTCAAGTTATAATTATTCACATTGGCTCTGTAGTAATAAGATCCGCTAAGCCTTATTTGGCCACTCCGGGAGCAACCGTTCATGGCCATTATGGAGAAATCCTTTACGAAGGAGATACATTAGTtacatttatatatgaaaagtCGAGATCTGGTGATATAACGCAGGGTCTTCCAaaagtagaacaagtgttaGAAGTGCGTTCAATTGATTCAATATCGATAAACCTAGAAAAGAGAGTTGGGGGTTGGAACGAATGTATACCAAGAATTCTTGGAATTCCTTGGGGATTCTTGATTGGTACTGAGCTAACTATAGTGCAAAGTCGCATCTCTTTGGTTAATAAGATCCAAAGGGTTTATCGATCCCAAGGGGTGCAGATCCATAATAGGCATATAGAAATTATTGTACGTCAAATAACATCAAAAGTATTGGTTTCAGAAGACGGAATGTCTAATGTTTTTTCACCCGGAGAACTAATTGGATTGTTGCGAGCGGAACGAACGGGACGTGCTTTGGAAGAAGCCATCTGTTACCGAGCCATATTATTGGGAATAACGAGAGCATCCCTGAATACTCAAAGTTTCATATCCGAGGCCAGTTTTCAAGAAACTGCTCGTGTTTTAGCAAAAGCCGCTCTCCGCGGTCGTATCGATTGGTTGAAAGGCCTGAAAGAAAACGTTGTTCTAGGCGGTATGATACCCGTTGGTACCGGATTCAAAGGATTAGTACAAGGTTCAAGGCAATATAAGAACATTCCTTTGAAAaccaaaaagaataatttattcGGGGGGGAATTTAGAGATAGAGATATTTTATTCCACCACAGAGAGTTATTTTATTCTtgcatttcaaaaaatttctaCGATACATCAGAACAATCATTTATAGGATTTAATGATTCCTAA
- the LOC125370671 gene encoding 30S ribosomal protein S2, chloroplastic: MIRRYWNINLEEMMKAGVHFGHGTRKWNPRMAPYISAKRKGIHITNLTRTARFLSEACDLVFDAASRRKQFLIVGTKNKAADSVARAAIRARCHYVNKKWLGGILTNWSTTETRLQKFRDLRMEQKTGRLNRLPKGDAARLKRQLAHLQTYLGGIKYMTGLPDIVIIVDQQEDYTALRECITLGIPTICLIDTNCDPDLADISIPANDDAIASIRLILNKLVFAICEGRSSYIRNP, from the coding sequence ATGATAAGAAGATATTGGAACATTAATTTGGAAGAGATGATGAAAGCAGGAGTTCATTTTGGTCATGGTACTAGAAAATGGAATCCGAGAATGGCACCTTATATCTCTGCAAAGCGTAAGGGTATTCATATTACAAATCTTACTAGAACTGCTCGTTTTTTATCAGAAGCTTGTGATTTAGTTTTTGATGCAGCAAGtaggagaaaacaattctTAATTGTTGGTACCAAAAATAAAGCGGCGGATTCAGTAGCACGAGCTGCAATAAGGGCTCGGTGTcattatgttaataaaaaatggctCGGCGGTATTTTAACGAATTGGTCCACTACAGAAACTAGACTTCAAAAGTTCAGGGACTTGAGAATGGAACAAAAGACAGGTAGACTCAACCGTCTTCCGAAAGGAGATGCGGCTCGGTTGAAGAGACAGTTAGCTCACTTGCAAACATATCTGGGTGGGATTAAATATATGACGGGGTTACCCGATATTGTAATAATCGTTGATCAGCAAGAAGACTATACGGCTCTTCGGGAATGTATCACTTTGGGAATCCCAACGATTTGTTTAATTGATACAAACTGTGACCCGGATCTCGCAGATATTTCGATTCCAGCGAATGATGACGCTATAGCTTCAATCCGactaattcttaataaattagtatttgcaatttgtgagggtcGTTCTAGCTATATACGAAATCCCtga
- the LOC125370670 gene encoding ATP synthase subunit a, chloroplastic, with translation MNVHVLSCSINTLKGLYDISGVEVGQHFYWKIGGFQVHAQVLITSWVVIAILLGSAIVAVRNPQTIPTGGQNFFEYVLEFIRDVSKTQIGEEYGPWVPFIGTMFLFIFVSNWAGALLPWKIIELPHGELAAPTNDINTTVALALLTSIAYFYAGLSKKGLGYFGKYIQPTPILLPINILEDFTKPLSLSFRLFGNILADELVVVVLVSLVPLVVPIPVMFLGLFTSGIQALIFATLAAAYIGESMEGHH, from the coding sequence ATGAATGTTCATGTTCTATCATGTTCCATCAACACACTAAAAGGGTTATATGATATATCCGGTGTGGAAGTAGGCCAGCATTTCTATTGGAAAATAGGAGGTTTCCAAGTCCATGCCCAAGTACTTATTACTTCTTGGGTTGTAATTGCTATCTTATTAGGTTCCGCCATTGTAGCTGTTCGGAACCCACAAACCATTCCGACTGGCGGTCAGAATTTCTTCGAATATGTTCTTGAATTCATTCGAGATGTGAGCAAAACTCAGATTGGAGAGGAATACGGTCCATGGGTCCCCTTTATTGGAACTAtgtttctatttatttttgtttctaattGGGCGGGGGCGCTTTTACCTTGGAAGATCATAGAATTACCTCATGGGGAGTTAGCCGCACCTACGAATGATATAAATACTACCGTTGCTTTAGCTTTACTTACGTCAATAGCATATTTTTATGCGGGCCTTAGCAAAAAAGGATTAGGTTATTTCGGTAAATACATTCAACCAACTCCAATCCTTTTACCCATTAACATTTTAGAAGATTTCACAAAACCTTTATCGCTTAGCTTTCGACTTTTCGGAAATATATTAGCGGATGAATTAGTAGTTGTTGTTCTTGTTTCTTTAGTACCTTTAGTGGTTCCTATACCTGTCATGTTCCTTGGATTATTTACAAGTGGTATTCAAGCTCTTATTTTTGCAACTTTAGCTGCGGCTTATATAGGCGAATCCATGGAAGGGCATCATTGa